A DNA window from Hydractinia symbiolongicarpus strain clone_291-10 chromosome 6, HSymV2.1, whole genome shotgun sequence contains the following coding sequences:
- the LOC130647850 gene encoding inositol polyphosphate multikinase-like, producing the protein MPSTDMLASYDSFDGQIGGHKSIKGVKCMVADKTGHLFKYIDESGRGENEDTFYKTVFSIPDFIPLREFVPKSYGLVNVVKDGKILKYLKLENLLYGLHQPNIIDIKIGRVTHDPFASKEKIEREETKYTPQKVIGFRMSGLKVYNSFKEKYHCYQGPVFRSCTCFDSAAEKTVGYLKKFFGLYNNVNGSFCDEKEVVNHQDCLRCGKWLRRYAVWSIVTHMIEDLEKLIQVLKKQKRISFYASSILLAFDSEKLDSLGHCNLHEAKTVHYYPSLDPALSVSCVHVCSSSLQNVFTSKNESKIMEELSSKGEDMNLTRRRVKKLEECVEIYRHVQVPYIARMIDFGHTYIDLDPGHSDTNYLYGLASLINFLKIVKSDIFI; encoded by the exons ATGCCATCAACTGATATGTTAGCAAGTTATGATTCATTTGACGGTCAAATTGGTGGACACAAGAGTATAAAGGGAGTAAAAT GCATGGTGGCAGATAAAACTGGCCATCTTTTTAAATACATTGATGAGTCGGGAAGAGGAGAGAACGAAGACACATTTTATAAAACTGTCTTTAGTATTCCTGACTTCATTCCACTAAGAGAATTTGTTCCGAAATCCTACGGATTGGTAAACGTTGTCAAAGATGGCAAAATAT tgaaatatttaaaacttgaaaatttgtTGTATGGCCTTCATCAACCGAATATAATCGACATTAAAATTGGGAGAGTAACGCACGATCCTTTTGCTTCTAAAGAGAAGATCGAACGAGAGGAGACTAAGTACACACCACAGAAAGTGATAGGATTCCGCATGTCAGGACTAAAG GTCTACAATTCTTTTAAGGAAAAGTATCATTGCTACCAAGGACCTGTGTTTCGCTCTTGCACGTGCTTCGACTCAGCTGCTGAAAAAACTGTAGGATACT taaaaaagttttttgggcTGTACAACAATGTTAATGGTTCGTTCTGTGACGAAAAAGAAGTCGTAAATCATCAAGATTGCTTACGTTGCGGAAAATGGTTACGCCGTTACGCCGTGTGGTCCATAGTTACGCACATGATTGAAGATTTGGAGAAATTAATACAGGTTCTAAAGAAACAAAAACGTATATCATTTTACGCGAGCTCGATACTTCTCGCTTTTGACTCAGAAAAACTTGATTCACTCGGTCATTGCAACCTTCATGAAGCGAAAACCGTTCATTACTACCCTTCGCTCGACCCAGCCCTCTCAGTGAGCTGCGTTCACGTGTGCTCTAGTAGTTTGCAGAACGTTTTTACTTCCAAGAACGAATCGAAGATTATGGAAGAACTTTCTTCTAAAGGTGAAGACATGAATTTAACTCGCCGGCGAGTTAAAAAGTTAGAGGAATGTGTCGAAATATATCGACACGTGCAAGTACCGTACATTGCGCGGATGATCGATTTTGGTCACACATACATCGATTTAGATCCTGGTCATAGTGACACGAATTATTTATATGGGTTAGCGAGTCTAATTAATTTTCTTAAGATAGTAAAAAGTGATATTTTTATTTGA
- the LOC130647034 gene encoding uncharacterized protein LOC130647034 has protein sequence MSIMEMQNDIASLKNNVKGNKYFCYYKLCLFLKSNVTTLRVQLEDMQYKLWNNSFESEDLLRDIEETHNSIMEMQNDIASLKKNIKRLSNRTDVLEENMGKLTNEQKILEEGICKFKDTQNRYNGKYPIMSNNLS, from the exons ATGAGCATAATGGAGATGCAAAATGATATTGCTTCAttgaaaaataatgttaaaggtAATAAGTACTTTTGTTATTATAAGCTTTGTCTGTTCCTAAAGTCGAATGTTACCACTTTGAGAGTACAGTTGGAAGACATGCAATATAAGTTATGGAACAATTCCTTTGAGAGTGAAGATCTTCTGAGAGATATTGAGGAAACTCACAATAGCATAATGGAGATGCAAAATGATATTGCTTCATTGAAAAAGAATATTAAAC GTTTATCAAATCGGACAGACGTTTTGGAAGAAAATATGGGCAAATTAACAAATGAGCAGAAGA ttttggAAGAAGGTATATGCAAATTTAAAGACACGCAAAATCGTTATAATGGTAAGTATCCAATAATGAGTAATAATTTGTCCTAG